ctagttcagttctagttcagttctagttcagttctagttcagttctagttcagttctagttcagttctagttcagttctagttcagttctagttcagttctagttcagttctagttcagttctagttcagttctagttctagttcagttctagttcagttctagttcagttctagttcagttctagttcagttctagttcagttctagttcagttctagtttagttctagttcagttctagttcagttctagttcagttctagttcagttctagttcagttctagttcagttctagttcagttctagttcagttctagttcagttctagttcagttctagttcagttctagttcagttctagttcagttctagttcagttctagttcagttctagttcagttctagttcagttctagttcagttctagttcagttctagttcagttctagttcagttctagttcagttctagttcagttctagttcagttctagttcagttctagttcagttctagttcagttctagttcagttctagttcagttctagttcagttctagttcagttctagttcagttctagttcagttctagttctagttgagttctagttgagttctagttcagttctagttcagttctagttctagttcagttctagttcagttctagttcagttctagttcagttctagttcagttctagttcagttctagttcagttctagttcagttctagttcagttctagttcagttctagttcagttctagttctgttctagttctgttctagttcagttctagttcagttctagttcagttctagttcagttctagttcagttctagttcagttctagttcagttccagttcagttctagttcagttcaagttcagttctagttcagttctagttcagttctagttcagttctagttcagttctagttctgttctagttctgttctagttcagttttagttcagttttagttcagttttagttaagttctagttcagttctagttcagttctagttcagttctagttcagttctagttcagttctagttcagttctagttcagttctagttcagttctagttcagttctagttcagttctagttcagttctagttcagttctagttcagttctagttcagttctagttcagttctagttcagttctagttcagttctagtacagttctagttcagttctagttcagttctagttcatttctagttcatttctagttcagttctagttcaaaccTTAAGTAATGTGTAGCAATGTTATGTCTGTTGGTATACAGTTGGCAACAAAATTATTCTTATGTTGTGATGTATATTCTTCAAGTTTTTAACCAGTTATTGCAGACCTagaatttaaacatttcttaaactttttttcaagaaaataatcttaatattttgaaacaatAAGAAAATCATAAGATTAATTGTATCGCCCATTGTTTTAACACCccatgaaattatattttatgaaaagaatGTGTGTgatgtgtgtatgtttgaaATGATTTTAGGCGGATTATATTACACACAATAATGTCCATACATGGCCTTACAGTTCGGGGTAGCATATATCCAAGTAGAAACTTTCACAACTATATTTAAGGTTAGCATTATTTCGAGTTTATGTACATCGTAGACAGTAAAGTGATAATTCATTTCTCTTTAGAAAGGTATTAACATACATCTGTAtatgaaaagttaaaaattgtttctaatAGCTAATGAACTCCTTTAATACTACTGGGTTAATGTGTAAATGCGTACGTTAATACGTTTACATTCCCACAAATACGTGTTGAAGCGATGACAAAGTAATTGTTGCACAGGATGCAACAATTTATCAAACAAAAaccattaatattaaaataaaaccatatttgtttaaaaataacagaCAAACTAAGTCCGTGTTAGTATTTAGTTAACAACAAAAGatcataaatataaattgttgaaaaactATAAAGTTTAAGGTAATTCTCTagagacaaaaaaatatatataataaaatcacTTCCGCTTATTAGTTAGTTTTATGCaggtatggaaaatttaaatttttaaatgtttatcaaaAAGAAGTACACTTTGTTTACCAAAAGAAGTACACATATCATTTCCATTGATTAATCGGTTGATCTTTTGACAAGCTCTTTGACTAGATTATTGCAAAGTCCATTGATTGGTCAaaggactagtctatgaaccagTCAACTGCCAGAACCACTTACCAGTCTTctaacaagtctatagactagttgactgattagtttatagactatatcCTTTGACTACTTTTTAGACTAGTACATTGATTGGTACATATATAGACCAGTCTTCTGACTtatctgtagactagacttggAACTTATCTatcaactagtctatggactagcatATCGATTATGGACTAATCAGTCGCCTAGACATGGGACTAATCAAacgactagtctataaacaagtTTATCGGTTACTCAATCGACTCCTCTTGAATTGGTTTATATAATCTACGGATTAATCTATCGACTAGTCGATGGACTGGCATATCGCCTATTCTATGGTCAAGTGTATGGACTATATTCACTAGTCTATGGGttagtctatttactagtctattaatttttctatggactagtctatttactaacctatagactagtgtattgaCTAGTACATGAATCTATCCATATACTAGCTTATCAACTAGTACATGGATTAGACTTTTGAATAGTTTATGGACAAGTTTAtcgattagtctatggacttgtaTATGGAATAATCCAtcgactagtttatggacttaTATATAGACTTGTCTGTGAACTAGTCAAATGGACTGTCGGCGATTCAAtggattaatttttttaactggaataaggactagtctataacttctctattatgtattttatggaCCAGTCATTTGACTACACTTTGAACATGTCTTTGGATTattctattgtctggtctactCAATTGTTCATTGACAAGTTTATAGAGTAGTTTAATGTTAGATTACTTATTAGTCCATGACCTtttctagtctatggacaagactTTATGGAtctatatattctagtccaAGCATTATTAGtcttttagtgaaaattttgaccattctattgactatactaCTGACTTCAATATTTACAATTCTTTGCAATAGTATTGAATATCCCATCTCTGGTTTTATTTACATATGAGTAAAACCAGAGTTAAATCtgcaaataataaatttttttcaaatttattttaacatttttctttaaagctaaatataaaagtacaaaaaacttTAATCGATTATGATTTTCGTTAAAGTAAATTTCAGATTATGTCTGCAGTAGGTGTTTTATTCAAAAGTAATTGATATGCttcatatgtgtgtatgtatgtatgaatatgtttcgtaattatataaattgttaCATTGAGTGTATGTCTCTTCAAaagttatttcaaataaaaggtAATGTCTTCGAAATatcttttattgtttaaatatttatatgtgatATTtgatatatacttacatacatttgtatgtatgtttgatgtttttttttctttttttgaaatcaaaGGTTGTTATACAGTTaacattaatataattatatacattttagtCATTGAGATTTTAGATGCCTTCAATTGCTTGCaaaaaacagaagaaaaatGTCCTCCAAAACaaggttttttttatagtttcatCCTTTAAAAGCACACATAATACATGGTCTGAAAGCCTTGTGTCTTTAACACTAGTTTAATCCGTAGGCAAATCATCAAAGCAGTtcatcagttctagttctgttatagttcaggtctagttcagttctatttcagttccagttcagttctttacttgttctgttctagttttagttttagttcagttctagctcagttctagttcagttctagttcagttctagttcagttctagttcagttctggttcagttctagttcagttctagttcagttctagtacagttctagttcagttctagttcagttctagttcagttctagttcagttctagttcagttctagttcagttctagttcagttctagttcagttctagttcagttctagttcagttctagttcagttctagttcagttcaattaagttctagtttagttctagtttagttctagtttagttctagttcagttctagttcggtgtATAGTATATAATAGCCCATAGACTTTTAATAGATAAGTCcctagaatagtcaatagatatcatatattttcgaaaacttttttaatttttacaatttaaatttcttgaaatttaatttactcaaatttttaacaaaattattgttaGCTCCAAGTTTGTAACATTATATACTAACcctttaaattgtatttatttacaatcCTGTTGCTCATATTCTAACCATTTATTATTTCGTAAAACTTTTCTTGTTTAcgtacgtttttttttattttttaccaacCATCAGACAACAACACAAACTTACTTGTACAATTATTAAGCtaataatttctaattaatgaattaatttagCACCTTTAATAATGTGTAAAAAGTTAAAGCAAATAATGTACTTTTATTTAGACTTAACACTCTTTTTTTATATGGCTAATATTTAAGTAGTaggtaaatgaaattttttgttatttgcatGCACATAATAAACCGGATAAAAGGACACTTCTTATGtagaaatgtatatgtatgtgtgtttatgaAATTACACACTTCCGTTTTATACTACATAAATGTGGCTAAGTATGCTTGTTTATGTGTGAGTGTAAAACTAATGGCTGAAATCtgatttttatatgtaaaaaattaaattagttttatatgaCAGTTTGcttaatatatttgttgttttaaaaattctaataattttttatactttaaggaATGTAAAAAGTAAATCACATTAAAATTAGAGTCAGTTTGAAAAGGTCAAaagtctttttttttcaattattatatCAATAGGCCAGTACATAGACCAGTTCACAGGCTAGTAATAGATTGATACATAATCTTGTCGGCAGACTTGTCCACAATCTATGTATCGGAAGGGTAGTCAATAGAATATTAATttgattagtccatagactaatacATAGACAATATATTAGTCCCAATATTAATTAATAGACAAttctaatagtctagtctatactcaacttaatagactagtcaataatatTACACACTTATAATTAGTCTATAATATTAGATACTTATAATTAGTCAATAGACGTGTCCATAGAGGAATACATGGGCCGGTAAATTGACTAGGCAAAAGACTAGTCGGAAGGGTAGTCAATAGAATATTAATTTGATTAGTCTACACAATAATACTTAGACAATATATTAGTCCCAAGATTAATTAATAGACAAGTCCAtatctagccaatagtctagtctatagtcaagttaatagactagtcaaaaaaCTTATAGATAGACCTGTACATGGACTAATCAATATATTAGTtcttagactagtccatagtagatagactaatccatagtgtAGTTGACTACAAAATTGGCTAGTCCAAAGATTACTgaatagacaagtcaatagctCGTCTAAAATCTATGTTCCACTAAGTAAACTAGATAATTGACTTATGACCATAGACCTGACCATTCGTAAACTTATCCACAGACTAGTTTATCAACAAGTAAATATACTATTCAAAATATTAGTCCTTAGACTAGATTTAGATTAGTTCAAAcatttgtctatagactaatcaatagactagtcgaaagattacactatagactagtcaatagaataattCATAGACTAATCCaaaactagtccatagtattGTCTATTGTCTCTAGACAAGTCTAAAGATTTCGTCATATATTAGTTAGTATACTAATTCATATTCTACTCAATAGATTAGTCCGTAAAATAGTCAATCTATATACTAGCCTATACAGTAGTGTATAGATTAGTCGATTAGTTCCTCAATGAATCAAAAGATTAGTAAATACTTTATTACATAGACTATTTAATAGACTTATCGCTAGTCAGTGCTAatacatagactagtcagtagactggTTCATGAATtatttatatagtctagtttacagacgagtatattgactagtttacACAACAGTTTACAGACtaattcattttttcattttacaaaagtaatgtttgctaaaaacagctgtttattgtttacgTTTTCGACTGAAaggttggcaatactaacaaagttaattgatcttaaatctaaaactgaaaaacacaatcatcagttaaagtccgcctaaatttgttctgtGTTTGTTAAAGCCGTAAGTTAAACCttgtttaactgagtagtaagaaagtCACCCTAATAGAGTCAAGATTCTAGTCCATAAaagacttgtcaatagtctagttaataggctaatacatatatttttcgttAATCTACAGAGCTTGGAAAGTAATCTTCAGAGCTTGTATTAGTTCGCAAACAAAGTAATCGATAAAAATACAATAGCAAATCATGACaagtgtgtttaaaaaaaaaaaaacaattcatatAAGTAACCTTTAACccctataatttttatatattgttagaATGTTTTTCtggaatttaaaattattactataatttttatattattagaaTGTTTCTCaactcaattttaaattataacttttgtttttataactcttctgtttactttttaatttagcaAGTATTTATCTGCttaattaaatgtaataaaatgtgtttaattaacattttaacgcTCACTGCACAAAAgctaaactaaagttttttgaattgtttaaacaaattatgcaaataagtattcttttatataaattcaagaaaagtagctaaaataaatattgcaaaattcaaaaatgcagttattttacattttcaactACTTTATTAATACCATTGTTTAcaaatagaaaaactaaaaacaaaattttgaaattttatattttgtcaaTATTTAGTCGGTAAACAGTAGTGGTATTTGTCAAATTTGACTGTCATCCGTCGTCGTATTATTCATTCCCTTTTTATTATGATCATTTATtactttgtatatttttttgccaaTTCATTGTCTTTGTTAAAGCTCTCTTTTCATATGTTGCATAAATTGCAGTTATTATTTGGCTTtggcttttattttatttacactatgTGCCGCATTTTGTTAGACAACAAACAGATTGTCATCTTTACATACAATTCATCACTGAGTATTATTTACATTGTAAGtcttttataaaatgatttatttgcaTGTGTTAAATGCTTGTTGTAAGCCCTACCTTATGTGATGCCACGAAGACAgggtttttaaacttttttataaaattttaaaattgcactATGGGCCAGAAGTTTAgtcaataaattaatattactaATCGATTATAATTAGTATttactattctatggactagtatattgtTTATGGACTCATATATACTCTATTCTATTGGATAATCTATACACTAGTATAATTACTGACTGGTCCAGTTTATCGGATATTTTTTGACTAATCTGTCTAAACTATACTGCGAACTACTATATATTGACTAAAATGTAAACTATTCTAAGGACTAGTCTGTTgtgtagtctatggactaatgtATGGACTAGCTTATGGACTATTCTGTgaactagtctgttgtctagacACTGgactattatatagactagtcaacggTCTTATCTActgaatagtctatggactagtcttttgataagaaaatgtagaaatatactgactaatctatggactattctatatcAGTATAACTACTGAGTCTATCGAATATTCTTCGGACTAGTCTTTGACTAATCTGCCTAAACTATACAGCAATGTAAACTATTTTAAGGACTaatctgtggtctagtctattgactagcttATGGTCTATTATATGaactattttgttatttagaCACTGGACTATTATATGGACTAGCTTATGGTCTATTATATGAACTATACTGTTGTTTAGACCCTGGTCTAATccactgactagtctatggacaattATGTGAACCATTCACATAAGGACTATTATGTGgtctactctatggactagtatattgacttgTTTATGAACATATAAATACTCTATTCTATTGGATAATTCTTGCACTTGTATAACTACTGAGTCTATCGGATATTCTTCGGACTAGTATTTGACTAATCTGTCTAAACTATACAGCGAACTACTATATTGACTACAATGTAAACTATTTTAAGGACTaatctgtggtctagtctattgactactttaTGGTCTATTTTATGGATTATTCTGTTGTCTAGACACTAGACATTATATGGACTAGTTAACGGTCtaatctactgactagtctaagGACAATTATGTGAACCATTcagtggactagtctattgataagATAATGGAGAAGTATATCGTCaaatctatggactattctataggccaTTCCTTGGTATAATCTATGGACTATTCaatggactggtctatagactattctatagtataaatctaataaaacttCTATCGACTATGCTATGGACttatctattaactagtctatgcaTTAGCTTGTTGTCTTCTTTTAATTCTTAATCAATCTCTTCTTAACATTTTCCCTTTTTAGAAACCCCCTCCCCCCTTATCAACTATAATACAACTTTGTCATGGGCCCCTTCTTAGTACTATTCTTGGCTCTACAACTTTGCTATACTCAAACCTTAAGTAAAGTCGTAAATGATCCTCAATATGGCATTAATTCATTAAACGATAAATTAAACGATTACACCCAACTAGTACCGCCAACACCCGAATACTCAAATGAAAACGAAGAATTTGATGACGATGACTTCAGCATAGCCGATATAAACGATGATGATATAACCTCTATACAAACGATTGATGATAAAATGGAATTAAAATTTCGCCAGCCCATTGAAGGGGTAAATATTGATTATGCTCGTAATGCGGTAGTAttgaaatttcacaaaaataatgCGAAATCTATGATGAAAATGAATACGCTGGAGAATGAGAAAAAGAAATCGGTACAGGATAATTTTATACGTTTTGGCAAGAGATCATATGAAGAATTTCCTTTGGTTAATAGTTTGGATGAAGGTTTTGGCCTTAAGAATGCGGGTATGCGTTTAGAGCGTAGCCATCAAACGGCCAGAGATGCTAGGGGTGACAACTTTATGCGTTTTGGCCGATCGGCGAATACGAAAAATGATTTTATGCGTTTCGGCCGAGGTGGTAATGATTTTATGCGCTTTGGTCGTTCACCAACACAAGATTTTATGCGTTTTGGTCGTGCTGCTGCAAGTGATAATTTTATGCGTTTCGGTCGTCAAGCTAATCAAGATTTTATGAGATTTGGTCGTTCTCCCAGTCAAGATTTTATGAGATTCGGTCGTTCTCCCAGTCAAGATTTTATGAGATTTGGCCGATCTCCCAGTCAAGATTTCATGAGATTTGGCCGATCTCCCAGTCAAGATTTCATGAGATTCGGTCGTGCTCCCAGCCAAGATTTTATGAGATTCGGGCGTGCTGGCCAAGATAACTTTATGCGTTTCGGCCGTAATCCTCAACAAGATTTCATGAGATTCGGTCGTACCCCTCAACAAGATTTCATGAGATTTGGACGTAACACACccaaaataccacaaaattttatgCGCTACAGTAGACCTGATAATTTTATGCGTTTCGGACGTACTCCCCCACAACCTTCGGATAATTTCATACGTTTTGGCAAGAGTATAGAAAAATCTAACGATAAAAACTCATCACAACCTCTGTTGGGTAAAAATGAATTGAAACAAGCTGTCAAACTAATACACGAAGCCGATAAAAATGCCGATAATGAAAATCCTGTCGATAAAGCTATTAAAGTACTTTTCGATAAACATCAACAGCAAGATCAAGATGACAAAGTCCATAGTAATGAGTTAAATTTGGATTCCTCAAATCAACATAATGACAACAACGATAACACTGAACTAGACTCTGATTTGGACTATTTCttgaaaatgtcaaaataaactaatttggACGGACTTTtgctaataacaaaaatatatattttttgtaaatactaaagacttgaggaaaaaaacaaaccaaaataaaaacttaaaaaaacttgtatatgtgtatgtaaagtaattataaaacaattgttattaataacaaaattataaaaaaaataataattaaaatatgttataataaaatatatataaaaaattagtgccacatctattaaaatattataaggtTATGTACAATGATAGTGAATTTTTTAACAGGGCTGGAtataaaattcacttaaaacaatatatgtaattaaaatttagttacaattttaaataataaatgtatttttatgttgatATAACAgtattatgaaaatgttttaaagaaaacaaaaaaaaatatatattaaagtaataaaactttataaaatgataaatataaaaatatataaattttaaaatgcaaaacataaattaaaaaaaagtgttttatttttaacatactcaagGGAAAACgctataaagtaaataattgttttgGAAATTAAACTTTTCATAGGACTCTTATGATCTGTAGAAAGTATATCGAAGATCTTAAGGGATTAAAACGATGAACTTTAAATCATGAAAGGCAATATTTGGTATTCGTATGTATAACATGAATCTTTATTAAACTAGGTCcacatgtatgttaaaatatatttataatggatTGCAGATATCTTTG
The window above is part of the Lucilia cuprina isolate Lc7/37 chromosome 6, ASM2204524v1, whole genome shotgun sequence genome. Proteins encoded here:
- the LOC111682136 gene encoding FMRFamide neuropeptides, producing MGPFLVLFLALQLCYTQTLSKVVNDPQYGINSLNDKLNDYTQLVPPTPEYSNENEEFDDDDFSIADINDDDITSIQTIDDKMELKFRQPIEGVNIDYARNAVVLKFHKNNAKSMMKMNTLENEKKKSVQDNFIRFGKRSYEEFPLVNSLDEGFGLKNAGMRLERSHQTARDARGDNFMRFGRSANTKNDFMRFGRGGNDFMRFGRSPTQDFMRFGRAAASDNFMRFGRQANQDFMRFGRSPSQDFMRFGRSPSQDFMRFGRSPSQDFMRFGRSPSQDFMRFGRAPSQDFMRFGRAGQDNFMRFGRNPQQDFMRFGRTPQQDFMRFGRNTPKIPQNFMRYSRPDNFMRFGRTPPQPSDNFIRFGKSIEKSNDKNSSQPLLGKNELKQAVKLIHEADKNADNENPVDKAIKVLFDKHQQQDQDDKVHSNELNLDSSNQHNDNNDNTELDSDLDYFLKMSK